GAATGGGCGGCAGCGGCGGCAGCGGCGGCAGCGGCGGCGGAATGGGCGGCAGCGGCGGCAGCGGCGGCGGAATGGGCGGCAGCGGCGGCAGCGGCGGCAGCGGCGGAATGGCCGGCAGTGGTGGAATGGGCGGCGACGGTGGAATGGTCGCTGCCGGCGGAATGGGCGGGACGGGCGGCAGCGGCGGCGCCGGCGGCAGCGGCGGCGGCTCGGTGCCGGATGCCAGTTGCAGCGCAGCGGCTGGACCTGTCGAGGGCAGCGGACGCGGCCTCGTGGCCCTCGTGGCCCTGGGCGCGCTCTTCGCGCGTCGGCGGAAGCGTTAGGCCTCACCCACCCCAACCCTCCCTCTCCACACGGTGGAGAGGGAGGGAGTTTCCGACGGGTGAAGGTTATCGAATCGTCACCGCGAGCTTGTAATCGAACACCGCCACCGGGTTGCCCGGGTTGCGCGAGAACGGCGCGGCCTGCAGGAGCAGGTAATACTTCCCGCCCGTCAGGTTGCTCGCGAATGCGTGGGTCGGCGTCGCGCCGAGGCCGTCGATCACCGAGCAATACCCGCGGCCGCCGTCGTCGTCGCCGCCGAGCTCCACGCCCGCCGCGTCGAAGAACGTCAGGTAGCTGTCGATGGGGTCGGCCCCGGTCGCGCACGACTCCGCGGCCGAGCCCTCGATGATCTCGGCGCGCAGCGACTTGCCGTCCGGCACCGTCACCTCGAAATAATCGTAATCGTCGAAGGTCGGGTGCGAGGCCGAGACCACCGTGTCCCAGCCGCTCGCCATGTCGGCGTCGGCGAGCTGGTCGTTTGGCTCGGACTCCGGCCCGCCCTCCATGAGCACCTTCGCCCGGAGCATGTACCCGGCGATCGTCCCGTCGTTGTTCGTCTCCTCGACCGAGACGTAATACGTGCCCGCGGCGAGGTTCATCGTCAGCGCCGAGCAGGCGCCCTCGCCGCTCACGTTGTCCGTCTCGATCTGCGCGCCCGTCGCGTCGAGCAGGCGGAGCGTCGAGCTGAAGCCGCAGCCGATGCCCGTGTCGTTCAACGTCTCGAGCACGAGCACCTCGTCCGACGCGAGGTCGAGGCGGAAGACGTCGACGTCGCCGGCCGCAGGGATCACGCCCGTCACGAAGCTCGAGCCCGTGAGGATCACGGGGGCGACGTCGGCCTCGGCCGTCGTGCCGTTGGGCTCGATCTCGACCAGCGCCTCGAGCGCGCAGAGGTCGCTGCATCCATCGCCGGACATCGTGTTGCCGTCGTCGCAGGCCTCCATTTCGTCGACGTAACCGTCGCCGCAGACGGGGATACGATCACAGGTCGGCCCGCAGCTCGCGCCGCCGTCGCACTCCTCGCTGCCCTCGACGACGCCGTCGCCGCAGACGGCTTCGACGGCGAACTCGAGCAGGTAGCCGGGGATGACGGTGTCGTTCTCGAAGTCCTCGACCTTCACGAAGTACGTGCCCGGCGCGAGGTGCCGCGCGCCGTCCTGGGTCTTCCAGGAGATACGCGAGCAGATGTTGATGCCGCCGTCGTCCGCCGTCGCGAGCTCGGTCGCGCCGTCGGGGCCGTAGAGCGTGAGCACCGTGTCGAGCGGCATCGCGCAGGAGCCAGGGCCGTTCGCGTCGTAGGTCTCGAGGCGGATGTCCGACGTGGCGCTCAGCGTGAAGCTGTACCAGTCGAGGTCGCTGCCCGGATCGATCGCGCCGCTCGTGATCGCGTAGGGCGTGAAGGGCCCGTTCGCCGTGGCAGAGGTGTCGTTTGGCTCGACCTCCGGCGTCGACTCCTTCATGCAGGCGGCGTCGCAGCCGTCGCCGGGCATCGTGTTGCCGTCGTCGCAGGTCTCGGGCGCGTCGATCGTGCCGTCGCCACACACCGCGATGCGATCACACGTGGCCGAGCAGTTCGCGTCGCCGTCACACGCCTCGGCGCCCTCGACCTTGCCGTCGCCGCAACGCGCGGCGAGCGTGACCTGCAGGCGATAACCGGGGATCTCGTCGTTCCGCAGGAAGTCCTCGACCGAGACGTAATACGTGCCCGCCGGCAGGTGCGCCGCCGCGGCGTCGCCGGGCTTCGTCGCGTCGATCTTGCCGCAGGCGCCGAGGCCGCCGAGGTCACGCTCGAGCAACATCGTCGTGCCGTCGGTGCCGTAGAGGCGCAGGAGCGTGTCGACGCCGACGCACGAGCCGGGGCCGTTCACGTCGAAGGACTCGACCACGAGGTCACTCGTCTGGTCGAGCTGGATCGCGTAGAAGTCGACGTCCGCGGCCGGGCTGATCGCGCCCTGGTAAAGCGCGGGCGGGGCGAACGCGCCGGAGGCCTGCGCGGCCACGTCGTTCGGCTCCGTCTCCATGAGGATCGACGTCTCGCAGGTCGAGCTGCACGTGTCGCCGTCCATCGTGTTGCCGTCGTCGCAGGTCTCGGGCGCGTCGATGAAGCCGTCGCCGCAGACCGGGTCGCGATCACAGGTCGCCGAGCAGCCCGCGCCGCCGTCGCACTCCTCGGCGCCGCTCACGACGCCGTCGCCGCAGAGCGCGTCGTACGAGACGACGAGCGTGTAGGCGGGGATCGACTTGTCGTTGCCGCTCTCCTCGACCTTCACGTGATACGTGCCCGCCGGGAGGTGCCGCACCGCGGGGCTCGTCGCGGCGTCGAGGCGCGAGCACGCGTTCGTGCCGTCGTCCTCGTTCGAGGCGATGACCGTCGTGCCGTCGGCCGCGTAGAGCGTGACGAGGGTGTCGATGTTCAGGCAGGTCGTGGGGCCCTGCGCGTCGAAGGTCTCGACGTGCAGGTCGACCGTGGCGGGCACGGTGATCTCGTACCAGTCGGCGTCGCTGCCGGGGCTGATCGAGCCCGCGACGAGGACGGCCGGCGAGAAGGGGCCGTTCGCCGCGCCGGCGTCGTTGTTCGGCTCGGCCTCGGTGAACGCGTCGACGACACACGTCGCGCTGCAGCCGTCGAGGCTCTCGGTGTTGCCGTCGTCGCACGCCTCGGCGCCGGCCTGGATGCCGTCGCCGCAGGTCGTCGCGCAGGCGCTCGGCGCGCCGGTGCAGGTGTAGCCGAGCTCCGCGCCGCAGACGTCGCTGCAGCCGTCGCCCGCGGTGGTGTTCCCGTCGTCGCAGGTCTCCATGCCCGCGACGATGCCGTCGCCGCACGTGGTGGTGCAGGCGCTGGGCTCACCCGCGCACATGAAGCCGGCCTCTTCGGCGCACGAGGCGTCGCAGCCGTCGCCCGCGGCGGTGTTGCCGTCGTCGCAGGCCTCGGCGCCGCTGATCAGGCCGTCGCCGCACACGTCCATCGAGCCGCCCGCGCCGCCTGCGCCGCCTGCGCCGCCGATGCCGCCTGCGCCGCCTGCGCCGCCTGCGCCGCCGATGCCGCCTGCGCCGCCTGCGCCGCCTTGGCCGCCCGCGCCGCCTGCGCCGCCTTGGCCCCCCACGCCGCCTTGGCCACCTTGGCCCCCTTGGCCGCCCATGCCGCCGGTCCCGCCTCCGGCGCCGCCTTCTCCTTGCGGAATCTGGTCTCGATCGACCGCTGCGATCAGCTCGCAGCCCATGGATCCGAACGATCCCAGGCCGAGCACGAGCGCCACCCCAAAGTGCCGCGTTAGCCTCGTCATGCGCGATTCTTCGCTCCCACCGGTTCGCGATGTCTCGCCCGACGCCTGCGCCGAGGCGCATATCCCGAGAGCCTCGGCAAGCGAAGAGCCGAGCTACCTCAATGAAGGAACGAGCCGGCGTCAAGGGCTCCTGTGGGAACGAACCCCACGTCGCTCTCGCGTCGCCCTCCGACGCTGCCACGATGGGCACATCGTGTGCCGCATTTCGCCTCCGATGCCAGGGGGCACGCGCCTGCGCCGACAGAGGAGGTCACCACGAACGCGCGCATTTCGATACACTGTCCCGGGGGCACGTTTGTTGCTGCCGATCACACGCCCACTTCTTTCACGATCTGGAGATGACGATGATGAAGCTGCAAAAAAACACCCTGGTGTGGTGCTTTTTCCCCGCGGCGCTCGTGCTCGCCTCGGCGGGGTGCGGGAGCGACGGCGGTGGCCTCACCTGCGGACCCGGCACGAAGGCGCAAGGCGGCGCGTGCGTGCCGGCAGAGACCGATCCGGGCCTCACCTGCGGACCCGGCACGGAAGCAAAAGACGGCGTCTGCGTCTCGACCGCGCTCGAGCCCGGCCAATTCATGAGCCCGCTCGTGCAGCTCCAGAACCTGCACGAGGTCGGAAGCCACACGGACGAGGTCCGCATCCGCGAGGACGGCCTGCTGCTCAATTGCAGCTACACGTTCAACGTGATCGACGCGACCGACGCCGCGGACATGGACAAGCTCGCGGTCGGCCTCAAGCACACGATCCCCGGTGATTCGCGCCAGCCCGGCTGCAAGCACCTCGCCTGGGACGATCACCTCGTCTTCACCACGCACCTCGGCAACATCCGGAACCCCGCGTTCCTCAGCGGCTGGGACATCACCGATCCCGAGGCGCCCGTGCAGCTCCCCGTCCTGCAGGAGCCGGGCGTGAGCTACGAGGGCGTCGACGTCGCGAACCATCACATCTTCGTCGGCCTGCACGGGAGTGGCCTCGGGGTCTACAAATACGATGC
This genomic stretch from Polyangium spumosum harbors:
- a CDS encoding DVUA0089 family protein, with the translated sequence MTRLTRHFGVALVLGLGSFGSMGCELIAAVDRDQIPQGEGGAGGGTGGMGGQGGQGGQGGVGGQGGAGGAGGQGGAGGAGGIGGAGGAGGAGGIGGAGGAGGAGGSMDVCGDGLISGAEACDDGNTAAGDGCDASCAEEAGFMCAGEPSACTTTCGDGIVAGMETCDDGNTTAGDGCSDVCGAELGYTCTGAPSACATTCGDGIQAGAEACDDGNTESLDGCSATCVVDAFTEAEPNNDAGAANGPFSPAVLVAGSISPGSDADWYEITVPATVDLHVETFDAQGPTTCLNIDTLVTLYAADGTTVIASNEDDGTNACSRLDAATSPAVRHLPAGTYHVKVEESGNDKSIPAYTLVVSYDALCGDGVVSGAEECDGGAGCSATCDRDPVCGDGFIDAPETCDDGNTMDGDTCSSTCETSILMETEPNDVAAQASGAFAPPALYQGAISPAADVDFYAIQLDQTSDLVVESFDVNGPGSCVGVDTLLRLYGTDGTTMLLERDLGGLGACGKIDATKPGDAAAAHLPAGTYYVSVEDFLRNDEIPGYRLQVTLAARCGDGKVEGAEACDGDANCSATCDRIAVCGDGTIDAPETCDDGNTMPGDGCDAACMKESTPEVEPNDTSATANGPFTPYAITSGAIDPGSDLDWYSFTLSATSDIRLETYDANGPGSCAMPLDTVLTLYGPDGATELATADDGGINICSRISWKTQDGARHLAPGTYFVKVEDFENDTVIPGYLLEFAVEAVCGDGVVEGSEECDGGASCGPTCDRIPVCGDGYVDEMEACDDGNTMSGDGCSDLCALEALVEIEPNGTTAEADVAPVILTGSSFVTGVIPAAGDVDVFRLDLASDEVLVLETLNDTGIGCGFSSTLRLLDATGAQIETDNVSGEGACSALTMNLAAGTYYVSVEETNNDGTIAGYMLRAKVLMEGGPESEPNDQLADADMASGWDTVVSASHPTFDDYDYFEVTVPDGKSLRAEIIEGSAAESCATGADPIDSYLTFFDAAGVELGGDDDGGRGYCSVIDGLGATPTHAFASNLTGGKYYLLLQAAPFSRNPGNPVAVFDYKLAVTIR